From one Streptomyces sp. NBC_01478 genomic stretch:
- a CDS encoding ABC transporter: MRPVARALPWRAVGGGAVAGLLLAALPRLTSADPDPWTALLVLRGAALAFALGLTFLLDDPARHVTATVPTRRVVRAALRTALVAPLAALWWTAVVLLIPAEVRPPVGDITLEAAAATVVALAASATATRLTSEPEPGQRVAIALLATSMAAALFLPQSWGMFATPSDKNWAAGHDRWALVLVSAAALWAACGPEPLRRRRLLRTRRAQPGPSAG; the protein is encoded by the coding sequence GTGCGGCCGGTTGCCCGGGCTCTGCCCTGGCGGGCCGTAGGCGGGGGCGCCGTCGCCGGGCTCCTCCTGGCCGCGCTGCCACGCCTGACCTCGGCCGACCCCGACCCGTGGACGGCGCTGCTCGTGCTGCGCGGCGCCGCGCTGGCCTTCGCCCTGGGCCTGACGTTCCTCCTGGACGACCCGGCCCGGCACGTCACCGCCACGGTCCCGACCCGCCGCGTGGTCCGGGCCGCCCTGCGCACCGCCCTGGTCGCACCTCTGGCCGCCCTGTGGTGGACGGCTGTCGTGCTGCTGATCCCGGCCGAGGTACGGCCCCCGGTCGGGGACATCACCCTGGAGGCGGCCGCCGCGACAGTCGTCGCCCTGGCCGCGTCGGCCACCGCGACACGCCTCACGTCCGAACCGGAACCGGGCCAGCGCGTCGCCATCGCCCTCCTCGCCACGTCCATGGCGGCGGCCCTCTTCCTCCCTCAGAGCTGGGGCATGTTCGCCACACCGAGCGACAAGAACTGGGCCGCGGGCCACGACCGTTGGGCCCTGGTCCTGGTGAGCGCGGCGGCACTGTGGGCGGCATGCGGCCCCGAACCGCTCAGGCGCAGGCGGCTGTTGCGGACACGGCGGGCACAACCCGGCCCGTCCGCGGGCTGA
- a CDS encoding ABC transporter permease: protein MSAVLDKAPMAERTEDQRRPWAAVLALALFEARKLLLRAPVLFMFVVYAAWICWDMRDAWTGYPALQDIDRATQTGPLLPALAVLLCANQAVLRSRRQDTDRHFGVLVLEPWRRTVAFALSVVPAAGLTALMVGAQFTWGVLAPGSVGHGSVGELLVGPFTVLLAGTAGVLLARVVRSPFAAPMLLVMAFFSTLFLGAVPGDDNGSATRWLVPVIGDASSKTLPSDLLGRPAAWHALYLFGLALTLALAAVLVNGGRTKTVAAALVVAVGLGTWGAVGQAAKVSADVVSARVLATVNPAKVQSCARHGNSTYCAFPEWLPRTGTWAEVADHVQSLAGGTAAQEKLLVRQRVDARYGMDGDGAIQPSTVPYQVTVGTRWGGPRVPEFAAAVSSVLVMGSEKAVGSFCDGRMVTIMWLALGWQSDPLTELRAVRLDDSVSGSAIVLSPTNPMSMTAEQTTVLRELLAAGTTKITPKVKAHWTELTAPKVTTAKVAELLGVKAPTGADKCE, encoded by the coding sequence ATGAGCGCCGTACTGGACAAGGCACCCATGGCCGAACGCACCGAGGACCAACGCCGTCCCTGGGCCGCGGTGTTGGCGCTGGCCCTCTTCGAGGCCCGCAAACTCCTGCTGCGCGCACCGGTGTTGTTCATGTTCGTCGTCTACGCCGCCTGGATCTGCTGGGACATGCGCGACGCCTGGACCGGCTACCCGGCTCTCCAGGACATCGACCGCGCCACCCAGACCGGCCCGCTGCTGCCCGCCCTGGCCGTCCTGCTCTGCGCCAACCAGGCCGTGCTGCGCTCCCGACGCCAGGACACCGACCGGCACTTCGGGGTCCTGGTCCTCGAACCCTGGCGCCGTACGGTCGCGTTCGCGCTGTCCGTCGTACCGGCCGCCGGACTCACCGCGCTGATGGTGGGCGCGCAGTTCACCTGGGGCGTGCTCGCGCCCGGCTCGGTGGGTCACGGCTCGGTGGGCGAACTGCTCGTCGGACCGTTCACGGTCCTGCTCGCCGGAACGGCCGGAGTACTGCTGGCCCGGGTGGTGCGGTCGCCGTTCGCCGCACCGATGCTCCTGGTGATGGCGTTCTTCTCGACCCTCTTCCTCGGGGCGGTCCCGGGTGACGACAACGGCAGCGCTACACGGTGGCTGGTGCCGGTCATCGGTGACGCGAGCAGCAAGACGCTCCCCTCCGACCTGCTGGGCCGCCCGGCCGCCTGGCACGCCCTCTACCTGTTCGGACTCGCGCTGACCCTGGCGCTGGCGGCGGTACTGGTCAACGGCGGCCGTACGAAGACCGTCGCCGCCGCGCTCGTCGTGGCGGTCGGCCTCGGCACCTGGGGCGCGGTGGGCCAGGCGGCCAAGGTGTCCGCGGACGTTGTCAGTGCGCGCGTGCTGGCCACCGTGAACCCGGCGAAGGTCCAGTCCTGCGCCCGGCACGGCAACTCCACGTACTGCGCGTTCCCCGAGTGGCTGCCCCGCACCGGCACCTGGGCGGAGGTCGCCGACCACGTGCAGTCCCTGGCCGGCGGCACCGCCGCCCAGGAGAAGCTGCTCGTACGGCAGCGCGTCGATGCCCGCTACGGCATGGACGGCGACGGCGCGATCCAGCCGTCCACCGTGCCCTACCAGGTGACCGTCGGCACCCGCTGGGGCGGCCCCCGGGTACCGGAGTTCGCCGCGGCGGTCTCCTCCGTGCTGGTGATGGGCAGCGAGAAGGCGGTCGGCTCCTTCTGCGACGGCCGCATGGTCACCATCATGTGGCTGGCCCTCGGCTGGCAGTCCGACCCCCTGACCGAACTGCGCGCGGTCCGTCTCGACGACAGCGTGAGCGGCTCCGCGATCGTGCTCTCACCGACCAACCCGATGTCCATGACGGCCGAACAGACCACGGTGCTACGCGAGTTGCTCGCGGCCGGCACCACGAAGATCACCCCGAAGGTGAAGGCCCACTGGACGGAACTGACGGCACCCAAGGTGACAACGGCGAAGGTGGCGGAGCTGCTGGGCGTGAAGGCGCCGACAGGGGCGGACAAGTGCGAGTGA
- a CDS encoding ABC transporter ATP-binding protein, with protein MTTTVSAAGLSLRYGSTHALDDVSLRLGEGVTGLLGPNGAGKTTLLRVLATAQPADSGAFTVLGHDPSSTAGRQEVRRVLGYLPQTPGFHPDFTAFEFVDYVAILKELTDRTARHQEVRRVLEEVDLSDVRGKRIKKLSGGMRQRVALAAALVGDPGFLVLDEPTVGLDPEQRMRFRELIARAGEGRTVLLSTHQTEDVAMLCNRVVVMAGGTVRFDGTPAELTARAAGRVWSGTERDPAAMAGWRTGLGAFRNVGDPPPGAELVEPTLEDGYLIALDGMAAEVAA; from the coding sequence ATGACCACCACCGTCTCCGCGGCCGGGCTCAGCCTGCGCTACGGCTCGACGCACGCCCTCGACGACGTGTCGCTGCGGCTCGGCGAGGGCGTCACCGGACTGCTCGGCCCCAACGGGGCCGGAAAGACCACCCTGTTGAGGGTCCTGGCGACCGCGCAGCCCGCCGACTCGGGCGCCTTCACCGTGCTCGGCCACGACCCGAGCAGCACGGCCGGCCGGCAGGAGGTGCGGCGCGTCCTCGGCTATCTCCCGCAGACGCCCGGCTTCCACCCGGACTTCACCGCCTTCGAGTTCGTCGACTACGTCGCGATCCTCAAGGAACTCACCGACCGCACCGCACGCCACCAGGAGGTGCGGCGGGTGCTGGAGGAGGTCGACCTGTCGGACGTGCGCGGCAAGCGCATCAAGAAGCTGTCGGGCGGAATGCGGCAGCGCGTGGCGCTCGCGGCGGCCCTCGTGGGCGACCCGGGCTTCCTGGTCCTGGACGAGCCGACGGTCGGCCTCGACCCCGAACAGCGCATGCGCTTCCGGGAGTTGATCGCCAGGGCGGGCGAGGGCCGGACGGTCCTCCTCTCCACCCACCAGACCGAGGACGTCGCGATGCTCTGCAACCGGGTCGTCGTCATGGCCGGCGGCACCGTCCGCTTCGACGGCACCCCGGCCGAACTCACCGCACGGGCCGCGGGCCGGGTGTGGAGCGGTACGGAACGCGACCCGGCCGCGATGGCGGGCTGGCGCACCGGCCTGGGCGCCTTCCGCAACGTCGGCGACCCGCCGCCCGGCGCGGAACTCGTCGAACCGACCCTGGAGGACGGCTACTTGATCGCCCTCGACGGCATGGCCGCGGAGGTGGCGGCATGA
- a CDS encoding zf-HC2 domain-containing protein encodes MTWHVAEDDVRAYARGELAPPMLWSADTHIAKCADCRDLLASVADPVALDAGWARLDAELDAPKRGLVESLLVRIGVADHTARLLAATPVLRRSWLGAVVALLVMTVLVTNSLKNSASPTLFLGLAPLLPLAGVALSYGPKFDPTYEMAVVAPLHGFRLLMIRTVAVLVAGLGLNGLASLALPGYGLAALGWLLPALALTTTALALTPRLGPVLAPSLVGGGWVAFLLVANNLHGGTLEPFTPAGQGVAAVVTALAAGLLYLLRDRFDARPAAFGPLA; translated from the coding sequence ATGACCTGGCATGTGGCCGAAGACGACGTACGCGCCTATGCGCGGGGCGAGTTGGCACCGCCCATGCTCTGGTCCGCCGACACCCATATCGCCAAGTGCGCTGACTGCCGGGACCTGTTGGCGTCCGTCGCCGACCCCGTCGCGCTCGACGCGGGCTGGGCGCGCCTCGACGCCGAACTCGACGCCCCGAAAAGGGGGTTGGTGGAGTCGCTGCTCGTCCGGATCGGCGTCGCCGACCACACGGCACGGCTGCTCGCGGCGACGCCGGTACTGCGCCGCTCGTGGCTCGGCGCGGTGGTCGCGCTGCTGGTGATGACGGTGCTCGTCACCAACTCCCTGAAGAACTCCGCGTCCCCGACCCTCTTCCTGGGCCTTGCCCCGCTGCTTCCCCTCGCGGGCGTCGCCCTCTCCTACGGCCCGAAGTTCGACCCGACGTACGAGATGGCGGTCGTCGCCCCGCTGCACGGCTTCCGTCTGCTGATGATCCGTACGGTCGCCGTCCTGGTCGCCGGCCTGGGCCTCAACGGCCTCGCCTCCTTGGCCCTGCCCGGATACGGCCTGGCCGCCCTGGGCTGGCTGCTGCCCGCCCTCGCCCTGACGACGACCGCCCTGGCCCTGACCCCGCGCCTGGGCCCGGTGCTCGCACCGTCCCTGGTCGGCGGCGGCTGGGTGGCGTTCCTCCTCGTGGCCAACAACCTGCACGGCGGCACGCTCGAACCGTTCACCCCGGCGGGCCAGGGGGTGGCCGCGGTGGTGACCGCGCTCGCGGCCGGGCTCCTCTACCTGCTCCGGGACCGCTTCGACGCCCGCCCGGCCGCCTTCGGCCCCCTCGCCTGA
- a CDS encoding RNA polymerase sigma factor, translating into MSDTGSDGELLRAIAADSDRRAFEELYRRYAPWLTARLRGRCADAGMVDDVVQETFLAVWRGSARYREDGDVAGWLWRIGSRRLIDVLRGDGARGRMRQALARLRHRDEASAEERVLAGVEHGDLAGALVRLSPELRAVLQATVIDGLTTREAAVLLGIPAGTVKTRAMRARKQLREELA; encoded by the coding sequence GTGAGCGATACGGGAAGCGACGGGGAGCTGCTGCGGGCCATCGCGGCGGACAGTGACCGGCGCGCGTTCGAGGAGCTGTACCGGCGGTACGCGCCGTGGCTGACCGCGCGGCTGCGCGGCCGGTGCGCCGACGCCGGGATGGTCGACGACGTCGTACAGGAGACGTTTCTCGCGGTGTGGCGGGGCAGTGCGCGCTACCGCGAGGACGGCGATGTGGCCGGGTGGCTGTGGCGGATCGGGTCGCGGCGGCTGATCGACGTGCTGCGCGGCGACGGGGCGCGCGGCCGGATGCGGCAGGCGCTGGCGCGGCTGCGGCACCGGGACGAGGCGTCTGCGGAGGAACGCGTGCTCGCGGGGGTGGAGCACGGGGACCTCGCCGGCGCCCTGGTCCGGCTCTCGCCGGAGCTGCGGGCGGTCCTCCAGGCCACCGTGATCGACGGGCTGACCACCCGGGAGGCGGCCGTGCTGCTGGGCATCCCGGCCGGCACGGTCAAGACGCGGGCCATGCGGGCCCGTAAGCAACTGCGGGAGGAGCTGGCATGA
- a CDS encoding GntR family transcriptional regulator: MVEYRIDRHSGVATYVQIVQQTKQALHLGMLEPGDKLPTAREVVEATAINPNTVLKAYRELEREGLVEARRGLGTFVRRGLSTTPADSPLRLELDDWAERARVAGLGRDDIAALFTAVLEKHFQGEPS; the protein is encoded by the coding sequence GTGGTGGAATACCGCATCGACCGGCACAGCGGCGTGGCCACCTACGTCCAGATCGTCCAGCAGACCAAGCAGGCCCTGCACCTGGGAATGCTGGAGCCGGGCGACAAACTGCCCACGGCCCGCGAGGTCGTCGAGGCCACCGCGATCAACCCGAACACCGTCCTGAAGGCCTACCGCGAGCTGGAACGCGAAGGGCTCGTCGAGGCCCGCCGCGGCCTGGGCACCTTCGTCCGCCGCGGCCTCAGCACTACGCCCGCCGACTCGCCCCTGCGCTTAGAGCTCGACGACTGGGCCGAGCGGGCCCGGGTGGCCGGACTCGGCCGCGACGACATCGCCGCGCTCTTCACCGCCGTACTCGAAAAGCACTTCCAAGGAGAACCTTCATGA
- a CDS encoding ABC transporter permease: protein MTALATPPVTGGPAKTSPRLLRWLLRLHRPALLAWAGFVLVLGALLLWVGGPLTDGAVEGWKQYRACESGGCVYDPSAVARFKDWYAYTTFAVIAVPVLVAAWSGAALTSRELEHGTAQLAWTQSVSPARWLAAKLALPAVLITAGSALLVGLHHWAWSTGQGRIDSAKDWFDIGTYAANGPATVAMALVGLVGGALFGLLKRNSLGALVGSLGVTGFVWSVMAIATPHLWPAVTKVSSLEHNVPQGSGIVVDQGLVTSSGAHIANPQCGSITNADCRAVYAKLRAVGYYNDYHPQSHYWPLQLTATAIILAVTAALTVAAFRLLKRQTGPAPVRKAAAA, encoded by the coding sequence ATGACCGCCCTCGCCACACCGCCGGTCACCGGAGGCCCGGCCAAAACGTCGCCGCGTCTGCTCCGCTGGCTGCTGCGTCTGCACCGGCCCGCCCTGCTGGCCTGGGCCGGGTTCGTGCTCGTCCTCGGCGCCCTCCTGCTGTGGGTGGGCGGCCCGCTCACCGACGGGGCCGTCGAGGGCTGGAAGCAGTACCGCGCCTGCGAGTCGGGCGGCTGCGTGTACGACCCGAGCGCGGTCGCCCGCTTCAAGGACTGGTACGCGTACACGACCTTCGCCGTCATCGCCGTCCCGGTCCTGGTCGCCGCATGGTCCGGCGCCGCGCTGACCAGCCGCGAACTGGAGCACGGCACCGCGCAGTTGGCCTGGACGCAGTCGGTCTCCCCGGCCCGCTGGCTCGCCGCCAAGCTCGCCCTCCCGGCCGTACTGATCACCGCGGGCTCCGCACTGCTGGTGGGGCTGCACCACTGGGCCTGGTCGACGGGCCAGGGCCGTATCGACTCGGCCAAGGACTGGTTCGACATCGGGACCTACGCCGCCAACGGCCCGGCCACCGTCGCCATGGCCCTGGTGGGACTGGTGGGCGGCGCCCTCTTCGGCCTGCTCAAGCGCAACTCCCTTGGTGCGCTGGTCGGTTCGCTCGGTGTCACAGGGTTCGTGTGGAGCGTCATGGCCATCGCGACGCCCCATCTCTGGCCCGCCGTCACCAAGGTCAGCAGCCTCGAGCACAACGTGCCGCAGGGCTCCGGCATCGTCGTCGACCAGGGCCTGGTCACCTCCTCCGGCGCCCACATCGCCAACCCGCAGTGCGGCTCCATCACCAACGCGGACTGCCGGGCCGTCTACGCCAAGCTCCGCGCCGTCGGCTACTACAACGACTACCACCCCCAATCCCACTACTGGCCCCTCCAGTTGACGGCGACCGCGATCATCCTCGCCGTCACCGCCGCCCTCACCGTGGCCGCGTTCCGACTCCTCAAGCGCCAGACCGGTCCGGCGCCCGTCCGTAAGGCAGCCGCCGCATGA
- a CDS encoding RNA degradosome polyphosphate kinase, whose translation MSSQPNAQAQVQHAQPSVGSIAAHRPHTVSAAVSDLEPDIDADLDEYEESPYDGPQLPQGRFLDRERSWLAFNERVLELAEDPNTPLLERANFLAIFASNLDEFFMVRVAGLKRRIATGVATRSASGLQPREVLEMIWARSRELMARHAACYHEDIAPALAEEGIHLVRWNELTEKEQARLFTLFRHQIFPVLTPLAVDPAHPFPYISGLSLNLAVVVRNPVTGHRHFARVKVPPLLSRFLESSPGRYVPLEDVIAAHLEELFPGMEILEHHAFRLTRNEDLEVEEDDAENLLQALEKELMRRRFGPPVRLEVEESIDREVLDLLVRELKISEAEVYPLPGPLDLTGLFRIGSLDRPELKYPKFIAGTQRDLAEVETASAPDIFGALRNRDVLLHHPYDSFSTSVQRFLEQAANDDDVLAIKQTLYRTSGDSPIVDALIEAAEAGKQVLVLVEIKARFDEHANIKWARKLEEAGCHVVYGLVGLKTHCKLSLVVRQEGDTLRRYSHVGTGNYHPKTARLYEDLGLLTADPQVGADLSDLFNRLSGYSRRETYRRLLVAPKSLRDGLIARINKEVQHHRAGRPAFIRIKVNSMVDEAIIDSLYRASQAGVPVDVWVRGICAVRPGVPGLSENIRVRSILGRFLEHSRVFVFGNGGEPEVWIGSADMMHRNLDRRIEALVRVTDPAHRATISRLLETGVSDTTSSWHLGPDGEWTRHATDAEGQPLRNVQEMLIDARRRRRGTATP comes from the coding sequence ATGAGCAGCCAGCCCAACGCCCAGGCACAGGTCCAGCACGCGCAGCCCTCCGTGGGCTCCATAGCCGCGCACCGCCCGCACACCGTGTCGGCGGCGGTCTCCGATCTGGAACCCGACATCGACGCCGACCTCGACGAGTACGAGGAGTCGCCGTACGACGGGCCCCAGTTGCCGCAGGGCCGCTTCCTGGACCGGGAGCGGAGCTGGCTCGCGTTCAACGAGAGAGTCCTGGAGCTCGCCGAGGACCCGAACACCCCGCTCCTGGAGCGGGCGAACTTCCTCGCGATCTTCGCCAGCAACCTGGACGAGTTCTTCATGGTCCGGGTGGCCGGCCTCAAGCGCCGTATCGCCACCGGTGTCGCCACCCGCTCCGCGTCCGGCCTGCAGCCGCGCGAGGTGCTGGAGATGATCTGGGCCCGCTCGCGCGAGCTGATGGCCCGGCACGCCGCCTGCTACCACGAGGACATCGCCCCCGCGCTGGCGGAGGAGGGCATCCACCTGGTCCGCTGGAACGAGCTGACCGAGAAGGAGCAGGCCCGCCTCTTCACGCTCTTCCGGCACCAGATCTTCCCCGTGCTGACCCCGCTGGCCGTCGACCCCGCGCACCCCTTCCCGTACATCTCGGGGCTCTCGCTGAACCTCGCGGTCGTCGTCCGCAACCCGGTCACCGGCCACCGCCACTTCGCGCGCGTCAAGGTGCCGCCGCTGCTCTCCCGCTTCCTGGAGTCCTCGCCGGGCCGGTACGTCCCCCTGGAGGACGTCATCGCCGCCCATCTGGAGGAACTCTTCCCGGGCATGGAGATCCTGGAGCACCACGCGTTCCGGCTGACCCGCAACGAGGACCTCGAGGTCGAGGAGGACGACGCCGAGAACCTGCTCCAGGCCCTGGAGAAGGAGCTCATGCGGCGCCGCTTCGGGCCGCCGGTGCGGCTGGAGGTCGAGGAGTCCATCGACCGCGAGGTGCTGGACCTGCTGGTGCGCGAGCTGAAGATCAGCGAGGCCGAGGTGTACCCGCTGCCGGGTCCGCTCGACCTCACCGGCCTGTTCCGCATCGGCTCGCTCGACCGGCCCGAGCTGAAGTACCCGAAGTTCATCGCGGGCACCCAGCGCGACCTCGCCGAGGTCGAAACCGCGTCCGCGCCCGACATCTTCGGCGCCCTGCGCAACCGGGACGTGCTGCTGCACCACCCGTACGACTCGTTCTCCACGTCGGTGCAGCGGTTCCTGGAGCAGGCGGCGAACGACGACGACGTCCTCGCGATCAAGCAGACCCTGTACCGCACCTCGGGCGACTCCCCGATCGTGGACGCGCTGATAGAGGCGGCCGAGGCCGGCAAGCAGGTCCTCGTCCTGGTCGAGATCAAGGCCCGCTTCGACGAGCACGCCAACATCAAGTGGGCGCGCAAGCTGGAGGAGGCGGGCTGCCACGTCGTCTACGGCCTGGTCGGTCTCAAGACCCACTGCAAGCTGTCGCTCGTGGTCCGCCAGGAGGGCGACACGCTCCGCCGCTACAGCCATGTCGGCACCGGCAACTACCACCCGAAGACGGCCCGCCTCTACGAGGACCTCGGCCTGCTGACGGCGGACCCGCAGGTCGGCGCCGACCTCTCGGACCTCTTCAACCGGCTGTCGGGATACTCGCGCCGCGAGACCTACCGCCGCCTGCTGGTCGCCCCCAAGTCGCTGCGCGACGGCCTGATCGCCCGGATCAACAAGGAGGTCCAGCACCACCGTGCCGGGCGCCCCGCGTTCATCCGCATCAAGGTCAACTCGATGGTGGACGAGGCGATCATCGACTCGCTCTACCGCGCGTCCCAGGCGGGCGTCCCGGTCGACGTGTGGGTGCGCGGCATCTGCGCGGTGCGGCCCGGCGTCCCCGGCCTGTCCGAGAACATCCGCGTACGGTCCATCCTCGGCCGCTTCCTCGAACACTCCCGCGTCTTCGTCTTCGGCAACGGGGGCGAACCCGAGGTGTGGATCGGCAGCGCCGACATGATGCACCGCAACCTCGACCGTCGGATCGAGGCCCTCGTCAGGGTCACCGACCCGGCCCACCGCGCCACGATCAGCCGGCTCCTGGAGACCGGTGTGTCGGACACCACCTCCTCCTGGCACCTGGGCCCGGACGGCGAATGGACCCGGCACGCGACCGACGCGGAAGGCCAACCCCTGCGCAACGTCCAGGAGATGCTCATAGACGCCCGGAGGCGCCGGCGTGGCACAGCAACACCTTGA
- a CDS encoding CHAD domain-containing protein — translation MAQQHLDPTDPTARAVTGDALAGYLRGQATEFLRALRLHRETGNGQNGTEDSVDAARALRHSARRISGSLHTFRPLLDADWSEEMRPELAWLSGTLALEHACAARLERLLLALHRLSGSAAFPVQSAASAVGGRVTGAGRGVPAAAGARGTGPATPTATTTERGSLTVGAAKAGALLERQLTLARTRAHSTALQALGSSRFHAVADKVAVLASEVPLTPAANAADLRPLAAAAGERLTDAVTALPLVTAGHPYNAEALIHGLSPDPAQHPQDGPWHQVRLLLRLHRYAGEVLRGDGAPTDVRLLTAGQALNLHRDASEAAAAAASAARTPRIAPATAYALGVLHADQRHEVEAARFAFQQSWQKQAVRTP, via the coding sequence GTGGCACAGCAACACCTTGACCCGACGGATCCCACGGCCCGTGCCGTGACAGGTGACGCCCTCGCGGGCTACCTGCGCGGCCAGGCCACGGAGTTCCTCCGTGCGCTACGGCTGCACCGGGAGACCGGCAACGGCCAGAACGGCACGGAGGATTCCGTCGACGCGGCGCGCGCCCTGCGCCACTCCGCCCGCCGGATCAGCGGCAGCCTGCACACCTTCCGGCCGCTGCTGGACGCCGACTGGTCCGAGGAGATGCGCCCCGAACTGGCGTGGCTGTCGGGCACGTTGGCCCTGGAGCACGCGTGCGCGGCCCGGCTGGAGCGGCTGCTGCTCGCCCTGCACCGGCTGTCCGGCTCGGCGGCGTTCCCCGTGCAGTCGGCGGCCTCCGCCGTGGGCGGCCGGGTCACCGGCGCGGGCCGGGGCGTCCCGGCGGCCGCGGGCGCCCGGGGCACCGGACCGGCGACGCCGACCGCCACCACCACCGAGCGCGGCAGCCTCACCGTGGGCGCGGCCAAGGCGGGCGCCCTCCTGGAGCGCCAGCTCACCCTGGCCCGGACCCGGGCCCACTCCACCGCCCTCCAGGCCCTCGGCTCCTCCCGCTTCCACGCGGTCGCCGACAAGGTCGCCGTCCTGGCCAGCGAGGTCCCGCTGACCCCGGCCGCCAACGCCGCCGACCTGCGCCCGCTGGCCGCCGCCGCCGGGGAGCGGCTCACCGACGCGGTCACCGCGCTGCCCCTGGTCACCGCCGGGCACCCGTACAACGCGGAGGCCCTCATCCACGGCCTCTCCCCCGACCCCGCCCAGCACCCCCAGGACGGCCCCTGGCACCAGGTACGCCTGCTGCTGCGGCTGCACCGCTACGCCGGCGAGGTCCTGCGCGGGGACGGCGCTCCGACGGACGTACGCCTGCTGACGGCCGGCCAGGCCCTCAATCTGCACCGGGACGCCTCGGAGGCCGCCGCGGCCGCCGCGTCGGCGGCCCGCACCCCGCGCATCGCCCCGGCGACCGCGTACGCGCTCGGAGTGCTCCACGCCGACCAGCGCCACGAGGTGGAGGCGGCCCGTTTCGCCTTCCAGCAGTCGTGGCAGAAACAGGCGGTGCGCACCCCCTGA
- a CDS encoding NUDIX hydrolase: MTSSTNDTTVQAAGCVLWRHRSAGEIELALVYRPKWADWSWPKGKLKRGETFEEAARREVLEETGHTCRLGTRLPSAQYIDHHGRPKEVRYWAAEATGGTFAPNDEVSELRWLHPDEAHARLTHERDRDLISLVLIAVRTDEDPLG, translated from the coding sequence GTGACTTCCTCCACGAACGACACCACCGTCCAGGCAGCAGGCTGCGTCCTGTGGCGTCACCGGTCCGCCGGAGAGATAGAACTGGCGCTGGTCTACCGGCCCAAGTGGGCCGACTGGTCCTGGCCCAAGGGCAAGCTCAAACGCGGCGAGACGTTCGAGGAGGCGGCCCGTCGCGAGGTGCTGGAGGAAACCGGCCACACGTGCCGGCTGGGGACACGGCTCCCCTCGGCCCAGTACATCGACCACCACGGGCGGCCCAAGGAGGTCCGCTACTGGGCGGCCGAGGCGACCGGCGGAACCTTCGCACCCAACGACGAGGTCAGCGAACTCCGCTGGCTCCACCCGGACGAGGCCCACGCGCGCCTCACCCACGAACGGGACCGCGACCTGATCTCCCTCGTGCTGATCGCGGTCCGCACGGACGAGGATCCGCTCGGCTAG